The stretch of DNA TGTATGCTTGACTCTATGTGTGTGGCTTCTTTGTGTGTGTTGCTTGACTCTCTGTGTGTGGCTTGATGGTGAATATGTGTGTGGCTTGACTGTGTGTGTGCTTGACTCTGTGTGTCTGTGTGACTGTGTGAATATTGCATTTTCTTGATGGTGTGGTTTGTATGCTTTGTTGAATGATTGATTGTGTATAACTTGTGTTTTATATTGTTGTGGCCTAACACTGCCTTTGCCGGTCCCAAGCCCGGGTGTGAAAATGTGGAGGGAGCTGCAGTTACCTTCTTTGTATTGTTTGCATTATGAGTGTCGATAGAAATTACACAGTTTAGGTTACTGTCGTAATCGAATAGTGAATCTTCGCATAATTTGGTAGCATGTGATTCAAGCTTTGAAATGCATCCTTCCTTGCTATAAACTTACTGATTCCTTTCTGAAGTTGTACGGGGTTAGTGTTTTTCTTATACGATACCAAAGGGAAGCGAGTAGCTAAGAATCTAGGCCTATAAGGGTTCGATTTTTCTCCCTTTTTGATTTTCTTTTACGGTGCCTTCTCAGCATGACGCGTGTGGTGCTTTGGTTTTACTTCTGTGCGTGATTTTTTAGGTGGAGAGGTCTGCACACACGTTTTGGATGTTTTGAAGTCCACTGCTTTGACTGTCTCCTGACACTCTGACTGTTTCCATCTTAGGTGACGTGTGCTTTCTAGTTTTGATTGTGTCTCCTTGTTTGCCACATATCATTTTTGTATGTCGGATTATTTGGGCCGATTTTTCTGGGCTCTTCTCATGGTACGGGTGTGTTCCTTTCTTTTTGCTTCTGCTGCCTATAAACAAGCTATTCTGGAGGCCTTATTTCTCGGTATCTAGATTCTTTGCTTTGGGTTTGTGGTATGGGTTCTTGCAGTTCGGTGTGCTGATCGGctgccttcttcttcttcggttCATGCTTCTGATCGATCTGTTCCAAGTCGCTCTGAATATGTTCCTGGTACGTTTTGCTTAATTGTTTTTTTTCTGTTGTGTGTGATTTTGCTGCTATATGCGCTGTGTTCATATTATTGTATCATTTTCTGTGGTTAGTTTTGGATCCTAATGAAGTGCGCCGGTGTCAGCATGAGATTCAACGTGGGAAGCGGCCTATTTATTTATACAACCACGGTCCATTGGCTGGAGTCGAGGAAATTCTCAAGCATAAAACGGCATCTTCTTACTCAGCATGCTTTTAAAGAAGTTGGTATTGAATTTATGGATTTGTATAGCTACCTGATCCCGGTATATGAAATTGAGCCTCTTGAGAAAATTACTGATGTACAAAATTGACTGACAGGATGAAGTCGAAGTGGCACGGATGGCAGCAATCAACAAGGAAATTAAGCGTGTGTTGACAGAAGTTCTTCTGAAGGTTTGTCATTGCACGGATGACAGAAGCACTTCTGTTCTAAATTCAGCAAGACTGCCATTTCTTACTTTTGTACTTTTGTCATTTCCAGGTTAATGATGATCTTTTTAATGAGATCGCGGCCAAAGTTATGAACGAAGATGATTCATCAGCTGAACGTGAGTGAATTATACTAAAACTTAATGTAAATAGGCCAATTACATTGCTGATTATCACCTCTGTGTTGCAGCAAATGAGACCACTGGTGTCTCTAGCTCAAAGGAGCTTGGTCTGGGAGAATCATAAGTCAAGACCACAGCTGTACTGGTCGTTCTGATGATACTGGGCTAATTCTCCTAAAGGTGCTCTTCTTGGTCTTGCTAATTATGATTCAGATGATGCGGGTTTAATTCCAAATTTATCATCTGAAATTAAAGTTGGTGCAGCTCATCCTAAAGAAAGTAAGTTCTTGAAAAACACAAAGCGGACATGGTTTCCCAGAATTTATTTTCTAAATAAGGGAGAGCCTATTATTAACTTTCTGAGTTTACTTCGGTCTTGCATGTATTAGCTTTCTGTTTTTGCCCCTATCTATGTC from Triticum urartu cultivar G1812 unplaced genomic scaffold, Tu2.1 TuUngrouped_contig_9053, whole genome shotgun sequence encodes:
- the LOC125532097 gene encoding uncharacterized protein LOC125532097; the protein is MLLIDLFQVALNMFLFWILMKCAGVSMRFNVGSGLFIYTTTVHWLESRKFSSIKRHLLTQHAFKEDEVEVARMAAINKEIKRVLTEVLLKVNDDLFNEIAAKVMNEDDSSAEPNETTGVSSSKELGLGES